The genomic stretch AGTAGAAGCAGGAACCTTGATTGCAGATGGCAGTGCGGGAAATATTATTTTTACTGCTGAAGAAGAAGCCGGTTACTGGAGTGGGATTGTCTTTGATGATGGAACCAATGACTATCTGACCCGGCTTAATCATTGTATTGTCCAATATGGCGGCGATAATAATCATAATTACGGTCCAGCTAATATTGTTTGTGAAAATTCGGCGCCAAGAATTACTAATACTCAAATTTGCCATGGCCGTGGTTGGGGAATGATTTTGCGTAATAGCACTTTAGACCCAGATAGTCTGAGAAGATATAACCGGTTCTATAATAATGACTCGGGAGATATTAGAGTTGATACGACTAAATTTTATCGGCCACTAATTGCTAACCGCAAAGAAAAAATTAATAATAAAAACGAACCCAAAGCAGATATGCGCTTAAAACCGAGGTCGCGACTCTCTTCCTTGACCAAAAATATTCTACCTCCTAATAGTAAAAATGACAGATTTCTTAAAATTAATCAGACAAAACCAAAGATAAAAGAATAAAGATAATTTCAATACTATTTATGTGAAAGTATACTCCCTTTTATTTTAGCATTAATTTTGCAATTAATAGCGTTGGATGAATTGTTTATCATTAAGAAAGAATAGATTTAAGCCATATCATAATAATCAGATATATTGCTGGATTCGTAAACTCCGATAGATTCATTGCAATTATGAAATATTTTATACAAATTTAGCGTCTTTGGGCAGATTTTCAGTCTTATATTTTAATCTTGACATCATAATAAATTTCTGTTAATATATTATGCAAGTGTGATGTGATGATAGCAAATTATACGATTATTATATTTTCAGTCGTGTGATTTGCTACCATTCAATAATCCACTTAAGAATTAAAAGAAAACTCATACTAACTAATTGAAACTGATGCTAATGAAGAGAGCATTATATTTAATTTTAGGCAGTCAAATAGTTTTATTCTATTTCCTATTCGCTGAGACCGATTCGTTAAAAGTTAAAGAAGGTAAAAGATTTATTATGATTATTGCGCCGCGTGCTTTTCGTGATGAAGAGTTTAGGGTTCCATATGAATTTTTAACCAAAATCGGTCATAGAGTAAAAGTTGCGTCTCGAGACACGATTCTTGCGACAGGAATGCTGGGGTTAGCACTGAAACCACAACTTACAATAAAAGAGATTGATACCTTAAATTATGATGGGTTAATATTAGTTGGTGGAACAGGAGCATCTATTTACTGGGATGACCCAATAGTGCATAGATTAGTTAAGCATTTTGCTTCGAAGCCTAATAAAATTGCGGCTGCGATATGTATTGCTCCGATAACTTTTGCCCGCGCCGGTATCTTAAAAGGCAAAAAAGCCACAGTTTTTCAAGACCGATTTACCTTAAATGAGTTTAAAAAATATGGTGTAATCTATGTAAAAAGCGATGTTGTCGTTTCGGATAATATTATTACCGCTTCAGGTCCTGATGCGGCGATGAATTTTGCTAAAGCAATCGCAACTAAGATTGGAAAGATAAAGCCATAATAAAAATTTTTTTGACTGTAGGAAAAGTTATAAGAGTTAAAAACACTTATCAATAATTTAATGAAAGCAGTTATCCAACGAGTCCTGCAAGCATCAGTCATAGTTGAGAGCAAGGAAGTTGCAAAAATAGATAACGGACTACTATGTTTTTTGGGAATCCATAAATCAGATAATGAAATAAAGTGTATAGAATTAGCCAAAAAGATTAGCAACCTAAGAATTTTTGAAGACGAACAAGGCAAAATGAATCTTTCGCTAATGCAAACCCAGGGTGAAATTTTGGTGGTATCGCAGTTTACGCTCTATGCAGATTGTTCTTCAGGTAATCGACCTTCGTTTACAGATGCTATGGCTTGGGATTCTGCCCGTCAATTATACGAACGATTCATTGCGGAACTACAATATCTGGGTTGCAAAACGAAAAGCGGTATCTTCGGTGCTAAAATGAATGTGGTGTTGAATAATTATGGACCAGTAACTATTATTTTAGAAGTCTAAGTTGCAATCTGAAATTAACCTCATTCCGATATTTAAAATTGATGCCTAATTAGAAATAGTAAAAACATTCACCAATAGAGTGAAAAAGTTAATTCAACGAAAGAGAACTTAACTATGATTAGAAGTATGACCGGTGTTGGCCGGGCAGAAGCGAGTATTCCGCAACGCGGTATCAAAATCACCTGGGAGATTCGCTCGAGTAATCATCGGTTTTTAGAATTGAATATGAAATTACCCCCAATTTTAGATGGCTATGAGAATAAAATTCGCGAAATTGTCCGACAAAATGTTTTTCGCGGAACATTACAATTATCAGTTACGATTCAGGGTGCGGATAATGAAAAAACATTGAATAATAGCCAGCCACGGTTGTTAACCTTGGACACAGACCTTCTAAATAATTTACTTCGGATAAGTAAAAAATTAAAAGATGAGTATAATATATCCGGAGAGTTGAATGTTAATACAATTATATCATTTCCTGGTATAGTCATTCCGGCCAAGACAAACGAAGTTAATAAAAACGAAATGCTCTGGACCCGCACAAAGAGTGCTTTAGTTAAAGCCCTTACTGCGCTAAACAGAATGAAACGAGAAGAAGGAGATTTTTTGTATCGGGATTTTATTAAGCGAGTCAATAATATCCTTAAATTATTAAAAGATATTGAAAAACGAACCAAAATCGTGCGCCAGGAAATTAAGGAAAAAATCCTTGAAGAACGGATGATTTCTCCGCAAGCTGATAATAATAAGGATATTGAAAATCAGTTAGTGCCGTTAACTAAAAGTGATATAACTGAGGAACGAATCCGATTGTTAAGTCACACAAAAACCTTTATCCGAACAATAAAGTCGAAACGGACGCAAAGTGTCGGACGAAAATTGGAATTTATCCTTTCTGAGATGCTTCGGGAAACCGAAACAATGTTAGCCAAGGCAAGAGATACGGCAATTAGTCGTGATGGTATTGCGATAAAAGAAGAAATCGACGCCTTAAAAGAACAAGTGCGAAATGTGGAATAACTTCAAATTACCATCATCTAAAAAATGATAATGACACGATTGTTTAATGTTAAGCGAAAATCGATTATCTTTGTTTTGGCATCGCCCTCAGCCGCCGGCAAAACGACCTTGTGTTATGCGGCTAAAGCACGCGACAAAAATATCTGGTATTCAATATCAGTCACAACACGACCCAAACGACCTAAGGAACGAAACGGTCGTGAATACTATTTTGTTACCGAGCAAGAGTTCAATCAGTTGCTTAAATCTGGTGGGCTTTTAGAACATACTAAAATTTATGATGCTCGATATGGCACACCTAAAAAACCCATTGAAGAGAAATTACAACAAGGAAAAGATGTAATAATGGACTTAGATGTTAAAGGCGTTAAAGCCTTAAAACGGTTTTGGTCCCATACCGTGAGTATTTATATTTTGCCACCATCGATGGAAGAATTATGGCTACGGTTAAAAAATCGAGATAAAGGTAGTTGGGAACAGTTACAAAAACGATTCGCTTCAGCAGAAAAAGAAATGAAAGTTATACCGCAATTTGATTATTTAATCATTAATAAAAACTTAAAACAAGCAATTGACGACCTTTTAGCAATTATTCGAGCTGAGAGACTAAAAGTGTCAAGATTAGTTCTATGAGAACTCTGAAAAAGCGTTACAATACACTCCAAGGATACATCCGCATCGACAATATATCCGCATTAAAGAAGATTCAGCAAACCGAAAGGGAATTCCGTGACCTTATCCAATACCGGATAGGGCTAAATGGATTTTTATCTATTAACTCCAAGACTATATCGGTTATCTTCTTCATCTGCTACAAATTTTCATTCTTTGAATTAAAGACCATTGGGGTCAATAGCAGAAGAGTATCTTTTTCAGAAGTTTCTCTATGAATTGTTAGAAAGGAGTGGTATGAAATATGTTGAAATAGAAGAAATTTGGAAAAAATTTCCTAATAAATATCTTGCATTACTGAAGGCAGCAAAGGAGTCACGAAAAATTCTTGAAGCACAAAAAACGCCATCGGTTAAAGTTCCTCATTCTGAAATTGAGAACGAAGACAATTTAACATCAACAAAATCGTCAATAACTCAAGAGACATCGAGGCAACGAGCACGCAATATTAAAGATATGGCCTCTCCAAAAACGAAGCCGGATGTTGAAAATGTTGCTCAGATTACCATTACCGAAAAAGTAGTTATTGCGGAAAAAGAAGAAACTAATCCTTACATTGCTGGCCTAAAAAGAGTCCTACGCTCGAAAGAATAATGGTCGGATGGCAAAATTAATCTGATTGGTAAGTAAAAAAGTTATGAGAAATTATAGAGCAATTATATTCACCCAAACTTTGATAAATT from candidate division WOR-3 bacterium encodes the following:
- a CDS encoding DJ-1/PfpI family protein; amino-acid sequence: MKRALYLILGSQIVLFYFLFAETDSLKVKEGKRFIMIIAPRAFRDEEFRVPYEFLTKIGHRVKVASRDTILATGMLGLALKPQLTIKEIDTLNYDGLILVGGTGASIYWDDPIVHRLVKHFASKPNKIAAAICIAPITFARAGILKGKKATVFQDRFTLNEFKKYGVIYVKSDVVVSDNIITASGPDAAMNFAKAIATKIGKIKP
- the dtd gene encoding D-aminoacyl-tRNA deacylase, which encodes MKAVIQRVLQASVIVESKEVAKIDNGLLCFLGIHKSDNEIKCIELAKKISNLRIFEDEQGKMNLSLMQTQGEILVVSQFTLYADCSSGNRPSFTDAMAWDSARQLYERFIAELQYLGCKTKSGIFGAKMNVVLNNYGPVTIILEV
- a CDS encoding YicC family protein gives rise to the protein MIRSMTGVGRAEASIPQRGIKITWEIRSSNHRFLELNMKLPPILDGYENKIREIVRQNVFRGTLQLSVTIQGADNEKTLNNSQPRLLTLDTDLLNNLLRISKKLKDEYNISGELNVNTIISFPGIVIPAKTNEVNKNEMLWTRTKSALVKALTALNRMKREEGDFLYRDFIKRVNNILKLLKDIEKRTKIVRQEIKEKILEERMISPQADNNKDIENQLVPLTKSDITEERIRLLSHTKTFIRTIKSKRTQSVGRKLEFILSEMLRETETMLAKARDTAISRDGIAIKEEIDALKEQVRNVE
- the gmk gene encoding guanylate kinase, which encodes MTRLFNVKRKSIIFVLASPSAAGKTTLCYAAKARDKNIWYSISVTTRPKRPKERNGREYYFVTEQEFNQLLKSGGLLEHTKIYDARYGTPKKPIEEKLQQGKDVIMDLDVKGVKALKRFWSHTVSIYILPPSMEELWLRLKNRDKGSWEQLQKRFASAEKEMKVIPQFDYLIINKNLKQAIDDLLAIIRAERLKVSRLVL